In the genome of Candidatus Pristimantibacillus lignocellulolyticus, the window TAAGATTGAACTGATTGAACCTGATGGTTCTCGCTTTGAATTCATTCCACTTGCAGACGGTAAATATATGAGTCCGCGTGGAACAAACTTGAGCTTAGAGCGTTTAGCAAATGGTACGCATGTTCTACGCACGCTAGATGGTGAGCAATATACATTTAGCGCTCAAGGCGTATTGCAATCTATTGCAGACTTGAATGGAAATACGATTCAGTTATCCTACAGTGGACAAACCCTTCAGTCGATTACAACACTAGGTGCAAGTCTAACGTTGCTCTACAATCCAGAAGGTAAATTAAGTTCGGCTGCTGATCAGACTGGACGCAAACTGCAATACAATTATAATGCAGCTGGAGATTTGATCGAGATCGTAGATGTTGATGGTTCTACGATTGAGCTAACTTATGATAATAATCATCGAGTGAATTCTGTTACTACACCTGCGAAAGACGGTAAGATGAGCGTTGTCTATGACGACAATGGTCGCGTGACATCATTGACAGATTATTACGGTGAGCAAACTGAGACAGCCTATGAAGGTAAGATCGCACCTGTTGTACGTGGTGAAGATGAAGAAGAAGGTTCACAAGGTCCTATCAGTATTCATCCAGACAATGCGAAAGATATTGCTGAGTCAGATGAGGTTATATTATCTGGTACGATGCACAACTTGGCCAATGCACCAGCATATCGCAACGTAAACGGCCTTAAGCCGGTTATTTCCAATTATATTGAGAGTCAAGCAAACAAATTTAAGCAAGAAATTAATACGTACACTTCATCAGCAATTGCTTGCAGTAGTTGCGATATAGCTGGGTTGAAAGCGGCTATTCAAAGCAGCAGTGCTAACCCTGTTATCATTAAAGTAGGTCAGCTGAACGTTGAGGAAAGTGTTACGTTCGGAAGTGCTAGCAAACCAGTCGTCGTAATCGCTGACGGCATGAATACGAACAAAGATATAACTGTAGAAATTTACGGAACATTAGTTGTTCAAAATGGCTTGAACGCAAATACAAAGCTTAAGCTCATTGCTAATGAGGTTGGTGGTAAATACGGAAGTATTTTGTCTAATGGACGCATTCATCTGAACAATGATTCTACAGTGAATGTTTCCAATACATTGTACACAACAGGATTAACTTACAATAGTGGGTTACTCAGCATTACTGCAGATCGCATTGTTGTAACGGATGAGCTTCATATTAATACACGAGTGGAGATGGATATTGCTAGCGAGATGTCGCTAGGAGGTCTAGTTTCCAATAATGAGCTTGCGCAGCTTACGATTATTGGAGGCGATCTATTCGTTCGTGATAACGTAAGTGTTAACAATCAGTTAAGCATCTCTACGGGCGGTGTATTCGCTATAGGCGGTGATATGACGCCGAATCGTAAACCTACTCTATTGACAGGAATAGGAACCGGAAAAACGATATTGAAATATCCGGCCGATGCTATAGCTGCACGAAGTGCAACAAATGCTATAAACTCCTCGAATGAGTGGAAGCTCAATGAAGTTGCAACATCAACAGCTCCAGCAGGAAAAACGGTGCAGAAGGATGCACTTGGCAGACAGACAAGCTTCGAATGGAGCGATCGCTTCCTGCTGAGAAGCAAGAAGCTACCTGATGGAACAACGAATGAATTTGAATACGACAATGGTAACCGTGTGAAGCGAATGGTAGATGGTAATAAAAATTCGAACCGGTTGAAATATGATGCAAGAGGTAATTTACTTCAAGCCATTGGCGGAATGGGTCAATCTATCGTATACCGATACAATAGTCTAAATCGTATCGTTGCTGTAACTGACTCACAGGGAAGCAAGGAAAGCTATGTATATGATCAAGCTGGAAATGTAACAAAGCATACTGATCCACTTGGTGCAACAATCTCAATTGAACGTGACAGTACTGGTGTACCGACAAAATCAGTAGATGCTGAAGGTGCGGTAACGACTTATGTTAATGATAGCAACAAATTTACTTCTGTTATTGTAGATGCAGCAGGTTATGAGACATCAGTCGAAAGAGATGAACTTCATCGCATTACGAAAATGGATGATGGTCAAGGAACAGTTGAAGAATATGTATACGATGATAAGGATCGTATCATTCGTGCAACGGATGCACTAACTCAGGCCACATCAGTTGAATTTGATCTCAATGGTAACCTGAAGAGTACAACGGATGAAGCGGGAAATACCGAACATTATAGCTATCATATTGATCGAATAGTTAGTGAAAAGGATTCAATAGGTAATGAGACTACTTATGCCTATGATAATGTCGGTAATGTAACTAGTACGACCGATGCGGATGGAGCTACTACATCAGATAGCTTTGATAGTATGGATCGCGTGAAGGCAACAACGGATGCACTTGGTAATATAACGACATACACCTATGACGACAGTGGAAATGTACTAACAGTGACAGATCCAGAAGGCGGTATTACCAGAAATACGTATAATAAGGATAATCAATTGCTCACAGTGACTGATCCACTTGGAGCGGTTACGACTAACAAGTATGACAGTGAAGGTCAACTTATTAAGACAACGAATGCCATTGGTAACAGTACGTGGTATGAGTATGATGAAGTTGGCCATATGGTGAAAGTGATTGATGCTCTAGGTGGAGTGACGGAATATAACTATGATGGCAATGGGAATTTAACGTCTACTATTATGCCTAATGGAGCAGAATGGCAAACAAAGTTTGATGAAAGAGGTTATGAAGTTGGTCAGATTGACCCGCTGTTGAATGAAACTAAGATTGAACGTGATTTGCTTGGTCGCATGACAGCAAGTATAGACGCCGAAGGCAATAAGACCAGTTACGATTATGATAATCTTGGTCGCAATACGAAGATTACGAATGCATTGGGACATCAGACAAGCTATCAGTATGATGAGTTAGGCAATGTAGTGAATATTACCGATGGCAACGGTCATGTGACAATTTTTGATTACGATGCACTTGGACGATTAATTACTGTAACCAATGCAGAAGGCGACACAACCGCATATACCTACAATGAAACAGGTCAAGTCATTAAACAGTTGAATGCGAATGGTCATGCGACAACTTATGAATATAACGCTCTAGGTCAATTAACTCAGCGGATTAATCCACTTGGAGAGAACAAATCGTATCAATATGACGGAAAAGGCAATCTTATTGAATTTACAGAGCCTGATGGTGTGAAGGCTAACTACACTTATGATGCTACAGGGCGAGTTGTGTCAATAGTGTACTCTGACGGTGAGAAGGTAGAATATACGTATGACCTTATTGGTCGTAGATTAGAAATGCTAGATAGTAATGGGTTAACTCGCTATACTAGCGATGCACTTAACCGTCCTACTGAAATTATCGATGCTCAAGGCTACAATATCCGCTATGAATGGGATAGTGTAAATAATCGTAGTAGAGTCATCTATCCAGACAACTCTTCTGTGAGATATAGCTACGATGAGCTTAATCGAATGACAGAGGTAAAAGAGAATCAGCAACAACCAACGGTATATAGTTACGATAAAAATAGTAGATTGCAGCAGAAAACTTTACCGAATCAAGGTAAGTCTATTTATCAGTATGATGCACTAGGACAGCTACTAGAGCTAGCACATTATGGTTCGAATGCTCAATTAGTAGAGAAGCTAAACTACTCTTACGATGCAGCAGGCAATATGCTAAGTGCAACTCGTCAGCAGTCCGGAAGTGATGAAGACAATCCTACTGGCGTACAAAGTCCTGCTGAAGTTACGCAATATGCCTATGATGCGTTAAATCAGCTGATGGAGGCACAGAAGCTAGGCGGTACGAAAACAAACTATAGCTATGATGCATTCGGTAATCGAACGAGCAAGACGATAATAGAAAATGGTAGCTGGACAGAGGAATCTTACACGTACGATGCTGCTAATAAGTTGACATTATGGCAGTCTGGTAGTGATTCTAGAAGTTATAACTATGATCAACGTGGTAATCTACTACAAGTACAAGGAACAGGTAGTGGAGCAAGCACGATGGAGCAAATGCTTACTATGCAGGATCCAGCAGAGATCGTAGAGGAGAGCTTGCCAAGCAGTGACATTGAAGTTGATCCTGCAGTAACTGAGAATGAAGAAGTTGTCTCAGATACAGTAGAGGCGTTAAATGCTGATACTGAGCAAGAGTTGGTAGAGTCAAGTGAGCAAGATGTAGCTATCGAAGAAGTAAAAGCAAGTGATCTTGAAGCTGAACAACATACAGATGAGGTAACGGAAGAACGAACTGTTTCTGAGCTATCTACTGACTCTATGAACAGCTTGAATGCAGCATTGCTAGAGCAATATGAATGGAATGACGCGAATCGTTTGACTCGTCATACGAATGAAACGGGAGATGTAACGACCTACCGTTATGATGGCGATCATAATCGTGTCTATATGGGGACAGAGCTAGGCAGCTTGGATGCGGCAAGCGCTTATCCAGATGGTCATCCACTTGGTGACAGAACAGGCTGGGAGCCACAGTATAAGAAGGAGCAGACAGCGATCTACTTCGCTAATGATACGACATTAAACTATGCGGAACCTTTAATGGCTATTAGTGAGGATAAAAACTGGAAGCAAAACTATACGTACGGTGCATTAGGCGAACGGATTAGTATGAGCTATCTACCAAGTGAAGATCCAAGCAATGATTGGGAGCCAACACCTGGGGCAAGCGGTGCTAATTCAGGTAATGCTCTTACTACGTTATACTATTTGTCAGATGTACGTGGAAGCGCAATAGGCTTGATGGATCCAGAGGGTGCAATTGCCGCTCGTTACCACTATGATGAGTTTGGTATTGCATTAGACGATGAGAAATTCGACATGAACTGGGCAGGACCAGATAATCTATTCGGATACACAGGATTAGGTTATGATTATACAAGTGGACTGAATAATGCACGTTCCCGATATTTTGATGCTAGTATTGGTAGATTTATTAGTGAGGATACCGTTGAAGGTGACAATAAAAATCCACTGAGTTTGAATCTATATACGTATGTGCAAAATAATCCGAATAAGTATGTAGATCCAAGTGGTAATATCCCAGTACTAATTGCGCTCCTTGGTAAAGTCATTGTTAATTATGCGATTGATGTCATGATTGGAGTAGGATTTGATTATTTATCCTATGTTAAATCAGGTTCTACTAGTAAATTCAATATGACAGCTTCGCTGAAAAAGAATGCG includes:
- a CDS encoding DUF6531 domain-containing protein; its protein translation is MKYRLKQAISILLIAMLLISGIPLYPGNNEFLTPKAEASTNMRIEPSEINVNKGEKANILFSFNAADSNQDEHDIVIMVCTPQLDGGAPIPGSVIKEGTYKTKENEQYVTHKVEWDGKINGQPLAEGRYTICVSPANYTGIGVYYGQMASFEIVESDWLDAPTAISVKPSTTTGKVTVAGTAPVGTSVKLELTETGSEEAEQAGTATPNSQGKWSQAVTLPANKLVSLSALAEQDELTSSYSELVNVMRYQLPTFPITWEELTAYFYKTDSMSSTVQQAKQIAEWNNLSISACSEARCPERISNVSSLVLIDPEMETVPAQSDLTAFQADDINNRLTIVNPSGMEPIDLARGDFVYYAPSLNLQALMPLDFNLQYLSRNVEEGAHGLGWRHSYEWSLTAIEDKIELIEPDGSRFEFIPLADGKYMSPRGTNLSLERLANGTHVLRTLDGEQYTFSAQGVLQSIADLNGNTIQLSYSGQTLQSITTLGASLTLLYNPEGKLSSAADQTGRKLQYNYNAAGDLIEIVDVDGSTIELTYDNNHRVNSVTTPAKDGKMSVVYDDNGRVTSLTDYYGEQTETAYEGKIAPVVRGEDEEEGSQGPISIHPDNAKDIAESDEVILSGTMHNLANAPAYRNVNGLKPVISNYIESQANKFKQEINTYTSSAIACSSCDIAGLKAAIQSSSANPVIIKVGQLNVEESVTFGSASKPVVVIADGMNTNKDITVEIYGTLVVQNGLNANTKLKLIANEVGGKYGSILSNGRIHLNNDSTVNVSNTLYTTGLTYNSGLLSITADRIVVTDELHINTRVEMDIASEMSLGGLVSNNELAQLTIIGGDLFVRDNVSVNNQLSISTGGVFAIGGDMTPNRKPTLLTGIGTGKTILKYPADAIAARSATNAINSSNEWKLNEVATSTAPAGKTVQKDALGRQTSFEWSDRFLLRSKKLPDGTTNEFEYDNGNRVKRMVDGNKNSNRLKYDARGNLLQAIGGMGQSIVYRYNSLNRIVAVTDSQGSKESYVYDQAGNVTKHTDPLGATISIERDSTGVPTKSVDAEGAVTTYVNDSNKFTSVIVDAAGYETSVERDELHRITKMDDGQGTVEEYVYDDKDRIIRATDALTQATSVEFDLNGNLKSTTDEAGNTEHYSYHIDRIVSEKDSIGNETTYAYDNVGNVTSTTDADGATTSDSFDSMDRVKATTDALGNITTYTYDDSGNVLTVTDPEGGITRNTYNKDNQLLTVTDPLGAVTTNKYDSEGQLIKTTNAIGNSTWYEYDEVGHMVKVIDALGGVTEYNYDGNGNLTSTIMPNGAEWQTKFDERGYEVGQIDPLLNETKIERDLLGRMTASIDAEGNKTSYDYDNLGRNTKITNALGHQTSYQYDELGNVVNITDGNGHVTIFDYDALGRLITVTNAEGDTTAYTYNETGQVIKQLNANGHATTYEYNALGQLTQRINPLGENKSYQYDGKGNLIEFTEPDGVKANYTYDATGRVVSIVYSDGEKVEYTYDLIGRRLEMLDSNGLTRYTSDALNRPTEIIDAQGYNIRYEWDSVNNRSRVIYPDNSSVRYSYDELNRMTEVKENQQQPTVYSYDKNSRLQQKTLPNQGKSIYQYDALGQLLELAHYGSNAQLVEKLNYSYDAAGNMLSATRQQSGSDEDNPTGVQSPAEVTQYAYDALNQLMEAQKLGGTKTNYSYDAFGNRTSKTIIENGSWTEESYTYDAANKLTLWQSGSDSRSYNYDQRGNLLQVQGTGSGASTMEQMLTMQDPAEIVEESLPSSDIEVDPAVTENEEVVSDTVEALNADTEQELVESSEQDVAIEEVKASDLEAEQHTDEVTEERTVSELSTDSMNSLNAALLEQYEWNDANRLTRHTNETGDVTTYRYDGDHNRVYMGTELGSLDAASAYPDGHPLGDRTGWEPQYKKEQTAIYFANDTTLNYAEPLMAISEDKNWKQNYTYGALGERISMSYLPSEDPSNDWEPTPGASGANSGNALTTLYYLSDVRGSAIGLMDPEGAIAARYHYDEFGIALDDEKFDMNWAGPDNLFGYTGLGYDYTSGLNNARSRYFDASIGRFISEDTVEGDNKNPLSLNLYTYVQNNPNKYVDPSGNIPVLIALLGKVIVNYAIDVMIGVGFDYLSYVKSGSTSKFNMTASLKKNAKESAVPGLGFIKKFKRGLKLADEIKAAQKAAKAKKVKIANSGFIKAKEVRFSQNSISRKFSDGKSVEDLIKGLKNGTIKSKDLPEIRIFEKNGNLFSLDNRRLYAAQQAGVKVRYRMATPKEINKEIGKKMTTQNNGTSIRVR